Proteins encoded together in one Glandiceps talaboti chromosome 11, keGlaTala1.1, whole genome shotgun sequence window:
- the LOC144442413 gene encoding epidermal growth factor receptor-like isoform X1 produces MAFVKTLCTLLIMLSPIIATEKICPGFGKLEMLGHEQVDESNINLFKNCTVIDGNIRIVTKTFKGSPYQGIQPIMPFQLENFRTVREITGYLYVSSSGNSQEDLSAFQNLETIGGNTLYSGSSLVVVKTNLQSLGLNSLRSIQNGNVFVRRNYELCYVKKELFEDTGIFQNEFGFPQRAVLLQNRPFSLCRSERRICHSDCRPALGCMGPTNDQCGSCKHYHLDDRCVDNCNTSGRYLISADTKECGLLNEEGVESPVEPQDELDLDNIDRNWHCSDENDQEACFNECRDTLNTHSDENIQLRWENEELRLQVEDLQARLSIFEDGDREGENTGNED; encoded by the exons ATGGCGTTCGTCAAAACCTTGTGCACTCTTCTCATCATGTTGAGTCCTATAATCGCTACAGAGAAAA TATGCCCTGGATTCGGCAAACTAGAAATGTTAGGGCACGAACAAGTCGATGAAAGTAATATCAACCTATTCAAAAACTGCACAGTTATCGATGGAAATATTCGCATTGTTACGAAAACGTTTAAAGG GAGTCCGTATCAAGGAATACAACCAATCATGCCCTTCCAGCTTGAAAATTTCAGAACTGTTAGAGAAATAACGGGATACTTGTATGTGTCATCATCTGGAAACTCACAGGAAGATCTTTCTGCTTTCCAGAACCTGGAGACGATCGGAGGAAACACTCTGTATAG TGGTTCTTCCTTGGTCGTTGTGAAGACGAATTTGCAATCACTCGGATTGAATTCTTTACGGAGTATTCAAAATGGAAACGTCTTCGTTCGTCGTAATTATGAGTTATGCTATGTGAAGAAGGAACTGTTTGAAGATACAGGAATATTCCAGAATGAATTTGGCTTTCCACAGAGAGCTGTGTTGTTACAAAACAGACCATTTTCTTTATGCC GATCAGAACGTCGTATCTGTCATAGCGACTGTAGACCTGCCCTGGGATGTATGGGACCAACTAATGACCAGTGTGGTTCGTGTAAGCATTATCATCTTGATGACAGGTGTGTTGACAACTGCAATACATCGGG GCGTTACTTGATATCAGCAGACACGAAGGAATGCGGCCTTTTAAACGAG GAGGGAGTTGAAAGTCCTGTAGAACCACAGGATGAACTTGATCTTGATAATATAGATCGAAATTGGCATTGCTCTGATGAAAATGACCAAGAGGcctgcttca ATGAGTGTAGAGACACCCTGAACACTCACTCAGATGAAAATATTCAGTTGAGATGGGAAAATGAAGAATTGCGGCTACAAGTTGAAGATCTCCAGGCACGTCTTAGTATTTTTGAAGATGGTGATCGCGAAGGTGAAAACACTGGCAACGAAGACTGA
- the LOC144442413 gene encoding epidermal growth factor receptor-like isoform X2, translating to MAFVKTLCTLLIMLSPIIATEKICPGFGKLEMLGHEQVDESNINLFKNCTVIDGNIRIVTKTFKGSPYQGIQPIMPFQLENFRTVREITGYLYVSSSGNSQEDLSAFQNLETIGGNTLYSGSSLVVVKTNLQSLGLNSLRSIQNGNVFVRRNYELCYVKKELFEDTGIFQNEFGFPQRAVLLQNRPFSLCRSERRICHSDCRPALGCMGPTNDQCGSCKHYHLDDRCVDNCNTSGRYLISADTKECGLLNEEGVESPVEPQDELDLDNIDRNWHCSDENDQEACFSK from the exons ATGGCGTTCGTCAAAACCTTGTGCACTCTTCTCATCATGTTGAGTCCTATAATCGCTACAGAGAAAA TATGCCCTGGATTCGGCAAACTAGAAATGTTAGGGCACGAACAAGTCGATGAAAGTAATATCAACCTATTCAAAAACTGCACAGTTATCGATGGAAATATTCGCATTGTTACGAAAACGTTTAAAGG GAGTCCGTATCAAGGAATACAACCAATCATGCCCTTCCAGCTTGAAAATTTCAGAACTGTTAGAGAAATAACGGGATACTTGTATGTGTCATCATCTGGAAACTCACAGGAAGATCTTTCTGCTTTCCAGAACCTGGAGACGATCGGAGGAAACACTCTGTATAG TGGTTCTTCCTTGGTCGTTGTGAAGACGAATTTGCAATCACTCGGATTGAATTCTTTACGGAGTATTCAAAATGGAAACGTCTTCGTTCGTCGTAATTATGAGTTATGCTATGTGAAGAAGGAACTGTTTGAAGATACAGGAATATTCCAGAATGAATTTGGCTTTCCACAGAGAGCTGTGTTGTTACAAAACAGACCATTTTCTTTATGCC GATCAGAACGTCGTATCTGTCATAGCGACTGTAGACCTGCCCTGGGATGTATGGGACCAACTAATGACCAGTGTGGTTCGTGTAAGCATTATCATCTTGATGACAGGTGTGTTGACAACTGCAATACATCGGG GCGTTACTTGATATCAGCAGACACGAAGGAATGCGGCCTTTTAAACGAG GAGGGAGTTGAAAGTCCTGTAGAACCACAGGATGAACTTGATCTTGATAATATAGATCGAAATTGGCATTGCTCTGATGAAAATGACCAAGAGGcctgcttcagtaagtag